Proteins from a single region of Streptomyces sp. HUAS 15-9:
- a CDS encoding LysE family translocator: MSIAFLLTTLVVVATPGTGVVYTLAAGLSRGRRASVVAAFACTLGIVPHVIATVTGVAALLNASAAAFQLLKYAGVAYLLHMAWATVRDKDAIAVERDTAPVSAAQVIVRGVLVNLLNPKLTIFFFAFLPQFVSPDEPHALVRMLGLSGVFMLATFVVFAAYGVLAASVRSHVTSRPRVMTWLRRSFAGSFVALGAKLALTAR, translated from the coding sequence ATGAGCATCGCGTTCCTGCTGACCACCCTCGTCGTCGTCGCCACCCCCGGCACCGGCGTCGTCTACACACTCGCCGCCGGGCTCTCCCGCGGCCGCCGCGCGAGCGTCGTCGCGGCCTTCGCCTGCACGCTCGGGATCGTGCCGCACGTGATCGCCACCGTCACCGGTGTCGCCGCGCTGCTGAACGCGAGCGCCGCCGCCTTCCAACTCCTCAAGTACGCCGGTGTGGCCTACCTGCTCCACATGGCATGGGCCACGGTCCGGGACAAGGACGCGATCGCCGTCGAGCGGGACACCGCCCCGGTCTCGGCGGCGCAAGTGATCGTCCGGGGTGTTCTCGTGAACCTTCTCAACCCCAAGCTGACGATCTTCTTCTTCGCGTTCCTGCCCCAGTTCGTCAGCCCGGACGAGCCGCACGCCCTCGTGCGGATGCTGGGGCTGAGCGGCGTCTTCATGCTGGCGACGTTCGTCGTCTTCGCCGCGTACGGCGTCCTCGCCGCCTCCGTGCGCAGCCACGTCACCTCACGGCCGAGGGTGATGACGTGGCTGCGGCGGAGCTTCGCGGGGTCGTTCGTGGCGCTGGGGGCGAAGCTCGCCCTCACCGCCCGCTGA
- a CDS encoding glycine--tRNA ligase: MAADKIDTIVSLSKRRGFVFPCSEIYGGQRAAWDYGPLGVELKENLKRQWWRYMVTSREDVVGIDSSVILAPEVWVASGHVATFTDPLTECTSCHKRFRADHLEEAYEAKHNRLPENGLADVNCPNCGNKGQFTEPKQFSGLLATHLGPTQDSGSVAYLRPETAQGIFTNFAQVQTASRKKPPFGIAQMGKSFRNEITPGNFIFRTREFEQMEMEFFVKPGEDEKWQEYWMEQRWNWYTGLGLREENMRWYEHPKEKLSHYSKRTADIEYRFQFGGNEWGELEGVANRTDYDLGAHSKASGQDLAYYDQEAQERWTPYVIEPAAGVGRAMLAFLLDAYVEDEAPNAKGKMEKRTVLRLDHRLAPVKVAVLPLSRNPELSPKAKGLAQALRQHWNIEFDDAGAIGRRYRRQDEIGTPYCVTVDFDTLEDNAVTVRERDSMKQERVSLDQIEGYLAGRLIGC, encoded by the coding sequence GTGGCCGCCGACAAGATCGACACCATCGTCAGCCTGAGCAAGCGCCGTGGCTTCGTATTCCCCTGCAGTGAGATCTACGGCGGTCAGCGCGCCGCCTGGGACTACGGGCCGCTCGGTGTCGAGCTCAAGGAGAACCTGAAGCGCCAGTGGTGGCGCTACATGGTGACGTCGCGCGAGGACGTGGTCGGTATCGACTCGTCCGTCATCCTGGCCCCCGAGGTCTGGGTCGCCTCCGGCCACGTCGCCACCTTCACGGACCCGCTGACCGAATGCACCTCCTGCCACAAGCGGTTCCGCGCGGACCACCTGGAGGAGGCGTACGAGGCCAAGCACAACCGCCTCCCGGAGAACGGCCTGGCGGACGTGAACTGCCCCAACTGCGGCAACAAGGGCCAGTTCACCGAGCCCAAGCAGTTCTCGGGCCTCCTCGCCACCCACCTCGGCCCGACCCAGGACTCCGGCTCCGTCGCCTACCTGCGCCCCGAGACCGCCCAGGGCATCTTCACCAACTTCGCCCAGGTGCAGACCGCTTCGCGCAAGAAGCCCCCGTTCGGCATCGCCCAGATGGGCAAGTCCTTCCGCAACGAGATCACGCCCGGCAACTTCATCTTCCGCACCCGCGAGTTCGAGCAGATGGAGATGGAGTTCTTCGTCAAGCCGGGCGAGGACGAGAAGTGGCAGGAGTACTGGATGGAGCAGCGCTGGAACTGGTACACCGGCCTGGGTCTGCGCGAGGAGAACATGCGGTGGTACGAGCACCCGAAGGAGAAGCTCTCCCACTACTCCAAGCGCACCGCTGACATCGAGTACCGCTTCCAGTTCGGCGGCAACGAGTGGGGCGAGCTGGAGGGTGTCGCCAACCGCACCGACTACGACCTCGGCGCCCACTCCAAGGCCTCCGGCCAGGACCTCGCCTACTACGACCAGGAGGCCCAGGAGCGCTGGACGCCGTACGTCATCGAGCCCGCGGCCGGTGTCGGCCGCGCGATGCTGGCGTTCCTCCTCGACGCCTACGTCGAGGACGAGGCGCCGAACGCCAAGGGCAAGATGGAGAAGCGCACGGTGCTGCGCCTCGACCACCGGCTGGCCCCGGTGAAGGTCGCGGTGCTCCCGCTGTCCCGCAACCCCGAGCTGTCCCCGAAGGCCAAGGGGCTCGCCCAGGCGCTGCGCCAGCACTGGAACATCGAGTTCGACGACGCGGGCGCCATCGGCCGCCGCTACCGCCGTCAGGACGAGATCGGTACGCCGTACTGCGTCACCGTCGACTTCGACACGCTCGAGGACAACGCCGTGACGGTGCGTGAGCGTGACTCGATGAAGCAGGAGCGCGTGTCGCTGGACCAGATCGAGGGCTACCTCGCCGGGCGCCTGATCGGCTGCTAG